The following are from one region of the Juglans regia cultivar Chandler chromosome 10, Walnut 2.0, whole genome shotgun sequence genome:
- the LOC109004243 gene encoding putative uncharacterized protein DDB_G0294196, with protein sequence MASGSSVRANPGSKGFDFGSDDILCSYEDYANQDSSNGSHGEPVIASNTGKDFHKSRMARSAMFPAGYNQPEDSSSQDVIATVEKSMKKYADNLMRFLEGLSSRLSQLELYCYNLDKSIGEMRSDLVRDHGEADLKLKSLEKHLQEVHRSVQILRDKQELAETQKELAKLQLAQKESSSSHSQSNEEKASSAAADSKKTDNASDAHNQQLALALPHQVVPQQQSVAPPPQAPTQNLTQQQSYYLPPTPLPNPPAQAQHPQSQYPPSDSQYRTPQLQDISRAAPQPAQSQVNQTPPAQAFPQYQQQWPQQSPQPPQQPLMQPQIRPSSAATYPSYPPSQPTNLSSPESLPNSMAMQVQFPGIPQPVSSHADAIPYGYSGAGRTVPQQPPQQIKGAFGGQPGDGYSAPGSQPTLPQGSAYMMYDSEGRAHRPPQPPHFPQGGYPPTSVPLQNPPPPTTGPNHMVRNPSYSQFFRNHPYSDLIEKLVSMGCRGDHVASVIQRMEESGQPVDFNTVLDRLNMHSSGGSQRGW encoded by the exons atggcGTCCGGATCTTCGGTTCGGGCAAACCCGGGCTCAAAGGGGTTCGATTTCGGGTCCGATGACATCCTCTGCTCCTACGAAGACTACGCGAACCAGGACTCCTCCAATGGTAGCCACGGCGAACCGGTCATCGCCTCCAATACAGGCAAG GATTTTCACAAAAGCAGAATGGCAAGATCAGCAATGTTTCCTGCAGGCTATAACCAACCAGAAGATTCTTCCAGCCAAGATGTGATTGCAACCGTTGAAAAAAGTATGAAGAAGTATGCTGACAACCTTATGCGTTTTCTTGAGGGACTCAGTTCTCGGCTGTCTCAGTTGGAATTATATTGCTATAATCTTGATAAATCAATTGGTGAAATGCGGTCGGATTTAGTTCGTGATCATGGAGAGGCTGATTTGAAGCTTAAATCTCTTGAGAAACATCTTCAAGAA GTCCACCGGTCTGTACAGATTCTACGAGACAAACAGGAACTTGCTGAGACCCAGAAAGAATTGGCCAAGCTTCAGCTTGCGCAAAAAGAGTCTTCTTCAAGCCACTCTCAGTCCAATGAGGAGAAAGCTTCATCAGCTGCAGCTGATTCGAAAAAGACTGACAATGCATCCGATGCGCACAACCAACAATTAGCTCTTGCCCTTCCACACCAGGTAGTACCCCAGCAACAGAGTGTGGCACCCCCTCCCCAAGCACCCACTCAGAATCTAACCCAACAACAGTCCTACTATCTCCCTCCAACTCCATTACCAAATCCACCGGCCCAAGCACAACACCCTCAGAGCCAATATCCACCTTCTGATTCCCAGTACCGAACTCCTCAACTGCAGGACATCTCTAGGGCGGCACCTCAGCCAGCTCAATCTCAAGTAAATCAAACGCCACCAGCCCAAGCATTCCCTCAGTATCAGCAGCAATGGCCCCAGCAATCACCACAGCCCCCACAACAACCCTTGATGCAGCCCCAGATCAGGCCATCATCAGCAGCAACATACCCTTCCTACCCACCAAGTCAACCAACAAACCTATCTTCTCCAGAATCACTCCCAAACAGCATGGCAATGCAAGTGCAATTTCCAGGAATCCCTCAGCCCGTATCAAGCCACGCTGATGCCATTCCATATGGATATAGTGGGGCAGGTAGAACGGTCCCACAGCAGCCGCCTCAGCAAATCAAAGGTGCTTTTGGAGGACAACCGGGCGATGGATATTCAGCCCCTGGATCCCAGCCCACACTTCCTCAGGGGAGTGCATATATGATGTATGACAGTGAAGGTAGAGCACATCGTCCACCTCAACCTCCTCATTTCCCTCAAGGTGGATATCCTCCAACAAGTGTACCTCTTCAGAATCCACCGCCACCAACAACAGGCCCCAATCATATGGTCCGGAATCCAAGCTATTCACAGTTCTTTCGCAACCATCCTTATAGTGACCTGATTGAGAAGCTGGTTAGCATGGGATGCAGGGGTGACCATGTTGCCAGCGTGATTCAGAGGATGGAGGAGAGTGGGCAACCTGTTGATTTCAATACTGTCCTCGACAGGTTGAATATGCATTCTTCTGGGGGTTCTCAAAGAGGATGGTGA
- the LOC109004236 gene encoding callose synthase 12-like, with protein MSLRQRPSRAHSEFEPYNIIPIHNLLADHPSLRFPEVRAVTTALRAVGDLRKPPYSRWEPQMDLLDWLAIFFGFQTDNVRNQREHLVLHLANAQMRLSPPPDNIDALDAAVLRKFRRKLLRNYTTWCSYLGKKSNIWISDRTQAASEHRRELLYVSLYLLVWGESANLRFVPECICFIFHNMAMELNKILEGYIDENTGQPVMPSISGENAFLNYVVKPIYETIRAEVESSKNGTAPHSVWRNYDDINEYFWSKRCFQKLQWPIKLDSTFFVTTGRVGRHVGKTGFVEQRSFWNLFRSFDRLWVMLVLFLQAAIIVAWEGKDYPWQAWKSRYVQVRVLTVFFTWSGLRFLKSLLDAGMQYNLVSRETLGLGVRMVMKSVVAAIWIVVFGVFYGRIWSQKNADGRWSPEADRRVVTFLEVALVFVLPELLAVALFIIPWIRNFLEETNWRIFYMLSWWFQSRTFVGRGLREGLVDNIKYTLFWVLVLATKFCFSYFLQIKPMIAPSKVMLKQTDVHYQWYQLFKNSNRLAVGLLWLPVILIYLMDIQIWYSIYSSFVGAAVGLFQHIGEIRNIEQLRLRFQFFASAIQFNLMPEEQLLNSRGMRNKFKDAIHRLKLRYGLGRHKKLESNQVEANKFALIWNEIISIFREEDIISDHEHELLELPQNSWNVRVIRWPCFLLCNELLLALSQAKELVDAPDKWIWYKISKNEYRRCAVIEVYDCIRHLLLEIIKRNTEEHSIMTIFFQEIDHSIQIERFTKTFNMTVLPQLHAQLIKLVQLLNKPKKDPSQVVNTLQALYEIAKRDLFKEKKSIEQLREDGLAPRSPASTQGLLFENAVNLPDPNNETFYRQVRRLHTILTSRDSMHNIPVNLEARRRIAFFSNSLFMNMPHAPQVEKMMAFSVLTPYYSEEVLFGKEQLRTENEDGVSITYYLQTIYADEWTNFIERMRREGMVKEEELWTTRLRDLRLWASYRGQTLARTVRGMMYYYRALKMLAFLDSASEMDIREGSRELGSMRRDALDGYSSERSLSSRSLGRTSSSVNLLFKGHEYGTALMKFTYVVACQIYGTQKAKKDPHADEILSLMKDNEALRVAYVDEVSTGRDGKEYYSVLVKYDHQLQKEVEIYRIKLPGPLKLGEGKPENQNHAIIFTRGDAVQTIDMNQDNYFEEALKMRNLLEEFRHNYGIRKPTILGVREHIFTGSVSSLAWFMSAQETSFVTLGQRVLANPLKVRMHYGHPDVFDRFWFLTRGGISKASRVINISEDIFAGFNCTLRGGNVTHHEYIQVGKGRDVGLNQVSMFEAKVASGNGEQVLSRDVYRLGHRLDFFRMLSFFYTTVGFFFNTMMVVLTVYAFLWGRLYLALSGFEDSVLADDTKSNAALVTVLNQQFIIQLGLFTALPMIVENSLEHGFLNAIWDFLTMQLQLSSVFYTFSMGTRAHYFGRTILHGGAKYRATGRGFVVQHKSFAENYRLYARSHFVKAIELGLILIVYASHSPVAGNSFVYIAMTITSWFLVVSWIMTPFVFNPSGFDWLKTVYDFDDFMNWIWYYGSVFAKSEQSWERWWYEEQDHLRTTGFWGKILEIILDLRFFFFQYGIVYQLHIAAGSTSIAVYLLSWIYVFVAFGIYVVIVYARDKYAAKEHIYYRLVQFLVIILVILVTIALLEFTDFTFIDIFTSLLAFVPTGWGMILIAQVFRPLLQHTILWDSVVSVARLYDIIFGVIIMVPVALLSWLPGFQSMQTRILFNEAFSRGLRIFQIVTGKKSKVDS; from the coding sequence ATGAGTCTCCGGCAACGCCCATCTCGGGCCCATTCTGAATTCGAGCCCTACAATATCATCCCCATCCACAACCTCCTCGCCGACCACCCCTCCCTCCGGTTCCCGGAGGTCCGCGCCGTCACCACCGCGCTCCGAGCCGTTGGGGATCTCCGCAAGCCCCCTTACTCCCGATGGGAACCGCAAATGGACCTCCTCGACTGGCTGGCCATCTTCTTTGGCTTCCAGACGGACAACGTTCGGAACCAGCGCGAGCACCTGGTCCTCCATCTCGCCAACGCCCAGATGCGCCTTTCCCCTCCCCCCGACAACATCGACGCCCTCGACGCCGCCGTTTTGCGAAAGTTCCGCCGGAAACTCCTCCGCAACTATACCACCTGGTGCTCCTACCTCGGCAAGAAATCCAACATCTGGATCTCCGATCGCACTCAGGCCGCCTCCGAACACCGCCGCGAGCTCCTCTACGTCTCTCTCTACCTCCTCGTCTGGGGTGAGTCCGCCAATCTCCGCTTCGTCCCCGAATGTATTTGCTTTATTTTCCATAACATGGCCATGGAACTGAACAAGATTCTGGAGGGTTACATAGACGAGAACACGGGTCAACCGGTGATGCCCTCGATTTCGGGCGAGAACGCGTTCTTGAACTACGTTGTGAAACCGATTTACGAGACGATTAGGGCCGAGGTTGAGAGTAGTAAGAACGGAACTGCGCCGCACAGTGTGTGGCGCAACTACGATGATATCAACGAGTATTTTTGGAGTAAACGGTGTTTTCAGAAGCTCCAGTGGCCGATCAAGTTAGACAGTACTTTCTTCGTGACTACTGGTAGAGTGGGGAGACATGTGGGGAAGACCGGCTTCGTGGAGCAGAGGTCGTTTTGGAACTTGTTTAGGAGTTTCGATAGGTTATGGGTGATGCTGGTGTTGTTTTTGCAGGCGGCTATTATTGTTGCATGGGAGGGGAAGGATTATCCATGGCAGGCATGGAAGAGCAGGTATGTGCAGGTGCGTGTTTTGACTGTGTTTTTCACGTGGAGTGGGTTGAGGTTCTTGAAGTCCTTGTTGGACGCCGGGATGCAGTATAATTTGGTCTCAAGGGAGACATTGGGGCTTGGGGTGAGGATGGTGATGAAGAGCGTGGTTGCTGCCATATGGATTGTGGTTTTCGGGGTGTTTTATGGCAGGATATGGTCGCAGAAGAACGCTGATGGGAGGTGGTCCCCTGAGGCAGATAGAAGGGTGGTGACTTTTCTTGAGGTGGCGCTGGTTTTTGTGTTGCCGGAGCTTCTGGCAGTGGCACTGTTTATAATTCCGTGGATCAGGAATTTTCTTGAGGAGACAAACTGGAGGATCTTTTATATGTTGTCATGGTGGTTTCAGAGCAGGACTTTTGTGGGTCGTGGGTTGAGGGAGGGTCTCGTGGATAACATTAAGTACACGTTGTTCTGGGTTTTAGTGCTTGCTACgaaattttgttttagttaCTTTTTGCAGATCAAACCGATGATTGCCCCATCAAAAGTAATGTTGAAACAAACAGATGTGCATTATCAATGGTATCAGCTGTTCAAAAATAGCAATAGATTAGCAGTTGGGCTATTGTGGCTTCCTGTTATTTTGATTTACCTCATGGATATTCAGATTTGGTACTCAATCTACTCGTCTTTTGTTGGGGCAGCAGTGGGGTTGTTTCAGCACATAGGCGAGATTCGAAATATTGAACAATTGAGGCTGAGGTTCCAGTTCTTTGCAAGTGCCATTCAATTCAATCTCATGCCAGAGGAGCAGCTGTTAAATTCAAGGGGGATGAGGAATAAGTTTAAGGATGCCATCCATCGGTTGAAACTGAGATATGGGCTTGGTCGACATAAGAAGCTTGAATCCAACCAGGTTGAGGCAAATAAGTTTGCTTTGATATGGAATGAAATCATTTCGATATTCAGGGAAGAAGATATCATCTCTGACCATGAGCATGAGCTGTTGGAGCTGCCCCAGAATTCTTGGAATGTCAGGGTCATCCGCTGGCCTTGTTTCCTTCTCTGTAATGAACTGCTGCTTGCACTCAGTCAGGCGAAAGAGTTAGTAGATGCTCCTGATAAGTGGATCTGGTATAAGATAAGCAAGAATGAGTACAGGCGTTGTGCTGTGATTGAAGTTTATGACTGTATCAGGCACTTGTTGCTTGAGATTATCAAAAGAAACACTGAAGAGCATTCCATTATGACCATATTCTTTCAAGAGATCGATCACTCTATTCAGATTGAGAGGTTTACTAAGACATTTAATATGACCGTACTACCCCAGCTCCATGCCCAGTTGATCAAACTTGTTCAGCTATTGAACAAGCCTAAGAAAGATCCTAGCCAGGTGGTGAATACACTGCAGGCCCTATATGAGATTGCTAAACGGGATCTTTTCAAGGAGAAGAAGAGCATTGAACAGCTGAGGGAGGATGGTTTGGCTCCCCGTAGTCCAGCTTCCACTCAGGGGCTGCTTTTTGAGAATGCTGTCAACTTGCCTGATCCCAATAACGAGACTTTCTATCGGCAGGTTCGGCGGTTGCACACAATTCTTACCTCTCGGGACTCGATGCACAATATCCCAGTAAATCTTGAGGCAAGACGCCGAATTGCCTTCTTCAGTAACTCCCTTTTCATGAACATGCCCCATGCACCCCAAGTTGAGAAAATGATGGCCTTCAGTGTTCTGACCCCTTATTACAGTGAAGAAGTACTCTTTGGTAAAGAACAACTTAGAACGGAGAACGAAGATGGGGTTTCTATCACGTACTATTTGCAGACAATCTATGCTGATGAGTGGACAAATTTTATAGAGAGGATGCGCCGAGAAGGAATGGTGAAAGAGGAAGAATTATGGACAACGAGGCTAAGAGATCTTAGGCTTTGGGCATCATACAGGGGTCAGACACTTGCCCGCACTGTAAGGGGAATGATGTATTACTATCGGGCCCTTAAGATGCTGGCATTTCTAGATTCTGCATCAGAGATGGACATCCGGGAAGGATCACGAGAACTTGGTTCAATGAGGCGAGATGCGTTGGATGGTTACAGCTCGGAAAGGTCACTTTCCTCCAGGAGTTTGGGTAGAACAAGCAGTTCAGTCAATTTGTTATTTAAAGGACACGAGTATGGGACTGCTTTGATGAAGTTCACTTACGTGGTTGCCTGCCAGATATATGGGACTCAAAAGGCAAAAAAAGATCCTCATGCTGATGAAATCTTGTCTCTTATGAAAGACAACGAGGCCCTTCGAGTTGCCTATGTCGATGAGGTTTCCACTGGGAGGGACGGGAAGGAGTACTACTCTGTCCTTGTGAAGTACGATCACCAATTGCAGAAGGAAGTGGAAATCTACCGGATAAAGTTGCCTGGTCCCTTAAAGCTTGGAGAGGGAAAGCCGGAGAATCAAAATCATGCCATCATCTTCACCCGTGGTGATGCTGTTCAGACTATTGATATGAATCAAGACAACTATTTTGAGGAGGCACTCAAAATGCGTAATCTATTGGAAGAATTCAGGCACAATTATGGCATCCGGAAGCCTACTATATTGGGAGTTAGGGAGCACATTTTTACTGGTTCTGTTTCATCACTTGCTTGGTTTATGTCAGCTCAGGAAACGAGTTTTGTCACTTTGGGACAGCGTGTTTTGGCAAACCCTTTGAAAGTTAGAATGCATTATGGCCATCCAGATGTTTTTGACAGGTTTTGGTTCTTGACTCGTGGTGGCATCAGTAAAGCTTCCAGAGTGATTAACATCAGTGAGGACATTTTTGCTGGCTTTAATTGCACGTTGCGTGGAGGCAATGTTACCCACCATGAATATATCCAGGTTGGCAAGGGAAGGGATGTGGGGTTGAATCAAGTATCCATGTTTGAGGCCAAGGTTGCTAGCGGAAATGGCGAGCAAGTTCTCAGCAGAGATGTCTACAGGTTGGGTCATAGGTTGGACTTCTTCAGGATGCTGTCATTCTTTTACACTACTGTGGGATTCTTTTTCAACACAATGATGGTGGTTCTTACTGTATATGCATTTCTATGGGGACGACTCTATCTGGCTCTTAGTGGTTTTGAGGATTCTGTTTTGGCAGATGACACAAAGAGCAATGCAGCACTTGTTACAGTCTTGAACCAGCAGTTTATCATCCAACTTGGTCTGTTCACTGCCCTTCCAATGATAGTGGAGAACTCTCTTGAGCATGGGTTCCTGAACGCTATTTGGGATTTCTTGACAATGCAGCTACAGCTGTCATCTGTTTTTTACACATTCTCTATGGGAACGCGTGCCCATTACTTTGGCCGGACTATTCTTCATGGTGGTGCAAAATATCGGGCCACTGGGCGTGGTTTTGTTGTGCAGCATAAAAGTTTTGCTGAGAATTATAGACTCTATGCTCGTAGCCATTTTGTGAAGGCCATTGAACTTGGACTGATACTGATAGTTTATGCGTCACACAGTCCTGTAGCTGGAAATTCGTTTGTTTACATAGCCATGACCATCACAAGTTGGTTCCTGGTTGTCTCATGGATTATGACCCCATTTGTTTTTAATCCTTCTGGATTTGATTGGTTGAAGACTGTttatgattttgatgactttatGAACTGGATTTGGTACTATGGCAGCGTGTTTGCAAAATCTGAACAGAGCTGGGAAAGATGGTGGTATGAGGAGCAGGATCATCTTAGGACGACTGGCTTTTGGGGAAAGATACTGGAAATTATCTTAGACcttcgatttttctttttccagtacGGGATAGTATACCAGTTACATATTGCTGCTGGGAGTACCAGTATTGCTGTTTACTTGTTGTCTTGGATCTATGTGTTCGTGGCTTTTGGGATTTACGTGGTAATAGTATACGCTCGGGATAAATATGCAGCAAAAGAACATATTTACTATCGTCTAGTCCAGTTCCTTGTGATTATACTTGTGATACTTGTGACAATTGCCCTGCTGGAATTCACTGATTTCACATTTATTGATATTTTCACTAGTTTGTTGGCATTCGTCCCCACGGGGTGGGGCATGATATTGATTGCCCAAGTATTCCGGCCCCTTTTGCAGCACACTATACTTTGGGACTCTGTTGTTTCTGTGGCTCGactatatgatataatttttggaGTCATTATCATGGTTCCTGTGGCATTACTGTCATGGTTGCCTGGTTTTCAGTCAATGCAGACGAGAATTCTTTTCAATGAAGCATTTAGTAGGGGCCTCCGCATTTTTCAGATTGTAACAGGCAAAAAATCTAAAGTTGATTCATGA